In Christensenellaceae bacterium, the sequence AACAAATGACGAGGTTTTCTTCTTGTTTTCCCACGCCTCTCTGAAGGATTGCTTTATACCCTCAAAGTCCCCTATAAGCACGCAGTCTTTCATAAAGGCCGCATTTTCTTTTATTTTCTGCATAGCATCCATAGCTGTCGTCTGCTTTTCGGTTTCTGTGTTTTTAATCTGGTCCTTTACAATGTTTTTGGCAAGCTCCAGCTGCACCTCGGCAGACTTTCGGCTTATTCCACTATAAAACAGCAGCATTGAACTTTCAAGCTCCAGAATACGCTGACGCGACAGGTGGAGCGAATTTACAATAACATTTCCGTCTTTTCTAAACTCCATAAAATTAAACCCGCCAAAAACTGCGGCGTATTGATCCTGCTTTCCGCCCGCAAGTTTAAGCTCCTTACGCTCTATATCATAAGCCATTGACGCTTTTTGATAATCACTGAGCCCAAGCCGAAGCCACTTGTCAAAGGCCTCAATTATGGCAATCACCATTGTCGACGATGTCCCAAGCCCCGAACCCACAGGCGCATCATTGCTGGTGCACATAAAAAATGACAGAGGTTTTCCATCGTTAAAATTTTTCACGATATGATTATACACTCCCCTGTGCAAAATGAGGTGGTCACCTATAATAGGGAGTTCAGTCACCGATTCGGTATCAATTGAATTTTTATTGTCATACGATTGAATTTTAATTCTATTATCCTGTGACGGATAGATTGTGCAATAAGCATACATACAAATTGCCGAATTAAGCACGCAGCCTCCAAAGCGATTGCTATACGACTCCAAGTCCGTTCCGCCGCCTGCAAAACCTATTCTAAGCGGTGCCCTGCTTCTTATTTCCATATTTTCCCCCAAATCCACTGCCAAGCAGCGATTTTATATTCCGTCCAAAAATTCTTCCCAATCAAGCCCGCATAATAATTATATCACCGCCGCTGCCGCCTTGTCAACAAAGTGGACAGCGCAACAAAAAAATACTAAGGATGTCTTAGTATTTTTTCTATATCTTTACTATCTTTTATTAAGGAACATATATCGCAACAAATTTGCCGTCGGGGAGGAAGTTCTCTATATATTCCACGCCGCTGAGCGTGCCGCCAAGGCCGCCATGCGAAAGTATATCGGTGTAACCCGCATTGGTAAGTTTTATTTCAAAACTCACGCTGTGCCCAATGGTGCTTGCCAAGTCAGTATAATACTCTATCAGTTTATTCAGCTGCACTACGCTACCCACCAAATGACTTACGTCCTCACTGTTGTGATTTACGGTCAGCTTCTCAAAATAATTATAATCAGTCACATTGTTGCTGCCCACTACAAATTCAGACGTGTGGCTCGGAAGGTTGTCGTCTACCAAGAAGTATGACCTGCTTGCGTATTCATACAAGGTGCTTGTGCCGCTGTCATACCAATAAGCCATTCCCCAAGTAGTATCAACCCAATGATATTCGCCATCCAGACCGATTTCGTTCCATGCGTGCTTGCCCTGAGCACCGGGATTGCCGGCCATACCGTTGACCTTAGTTGAGTATATACCTTCAATTCTGCACATAAGCGCAAAAGCCTTACTAAGCCCGTCACACACCGCAACCTGGTCATCTAAATCATAAAGTACGCCTTCAAGATGAAATACGCCAAAGTTGCCAAAGGAGTATACGCTGTCATCGCTTATCTCATCCATATAATCAAACAATACATGGTCATAGGTCACATTCTGAACAATATAGTTGTATATATTAAGCGCCTTCTCATAGTCGGTGAGAGCATCGCTGTTGTTGATTTGTCCAAGAATTGTCCGCGCGTTTTGATATACTGTATACGCCACGCTGGTGGTATTTGTAAATATGGGTTTTGCGCCGTATTGTGCCGCCATAAACAATTGTGTGGTGTTGTAAACCTCCACCTCAGTCTCTACGTCATCAATCGGGAAAGTTCTTGTATCGGGAGTGCCCTGAATATACTCCATATCAAAGTCATGATCTTTTGTGGGCTGAGAGTGCGTGGTTCTAAACTGCATAAGGGTGGGCTTGCCACCTGTGCTTATGTGAGAAACATCTGAAGCAGTAGCGTTTGCCGTGCTCAGCGTAAAATCATTATTGAGATAATATGTGAAGTTTTGAAGCTGCCAAACCTGTCCGCCGGCGTTTTTGACAACTCTTGTATAAATCTTGCCCGCCTGAGACCCTGAGGTATAAAACAGCACATTCAGTCCGTCATATTCAGGATAAGTGTTTTGATCGTTGTTTGGGTCGTATATAAACTTGCCCACTTGAGTGTTTAGGTCACCAGCCGAATAGTTAAGATAAAACTTAACATTATTTTTCCGGTAAAGAATGGTGTGCCATACAAGCATCTTAAGCTCTTCGTTGTTATCTATAACATAATCATAAGTCTGCCCGTTCATATAAAAAGTTTCGGCCTGATATACCTCGGGGCCTTCTCCGTCAAACCAACTGCAGCCTCCAAAGACAAATCCGGACATTAAAACAACCGCAATCAACGCAAACATTCCGTTTCTGATTTTTTTCATACTATCTCCTCTATCTTTTATGTTTAAAAACAAAAAATAATAACTGTAAATATTATATTTCTAGTATACCCACAATTCCACATAAAAACAAGTAAATTTACAAAAATCCTAAACAAATCTTGCCGGCCGTCTATTTTCTATTTTAAGGGGTTGTGCATTTATTCTCTCGACGGCAAGTGTCTGATTAGCATTTTTTTTTGTAGTGCTGCGTATGCACCACCATTAAATAAAAACAGGGCATATGCCCCGCTTTTTTATCTGAGTATAACCGATTCGTTTTCAGCAACAACTATGTCACCTTCGGCAAACACAACTCCGCTGTCGTGTTCATGATTTCGGCTTACGGCATTTACCTTAAGCGTTATCTTTTTCTTGGTTGACTGTGGCGACAGTATTGTATACCTGCCGGGCTTGACGGGTCCATCTTTGTTTACGTGATAAGGCTCATCGGCAGCGAGAATAATATCTCCTTCAACAAACGAAGCATTTACTCCGCCTTCTTTGTTATATATATTATCCTTAATAGTATACCTAACACCCTTCTTTTCTTTGGTGACAGGCTTACTTCTGCTATTTATTACCTTTGTCACAAGCCACAATATTATTATAAGCTCCAAGACACTTGTAATCAGCAAAACAACTTCTAAAGCACTCATATTTTTTCTCCTTAATGGCTGAATTCTATATATGTTATACGTTTGTTAACATCGTTCAGAGTATGCATAAAGCGGCTTGCAATAAGCCCCGAAACATTAGAGAACAAACTTGAATCAAATGTAACCGCTGAGCTTAGGCGTATTTCTATGCCGCTGATTAAGTTAAAGTTTGGAAGCGCTGCATAAGCATTAATCAATGCAGTAAGCTCAACCTTGCTTTCAATATAGTGATCAAGCCCCACCTGCCCTGTATAGTTTGCATAATAGTTGTGACTTATCGTGGTATTGTTTCCTATCTTATATGTTGCAGTGTGCAGCGTCATTTCGGTATCGTTAGATAAGAAGTATGCGTGATTTGCAATTGCAGTACTGCCTCCGTTGTCTCTGATAACACCCCATGTTGCATCCACCCAATAATAGTTGCCGCCTATCCCAACTTCATTCCATGCATGATTGCCACCGCTTGCTGTTCCGTTTACCTTGGTGGCGTATATACCTTCAATACGGCAAAGTAGCACAAACGCCTTGGCAATTCCGTCACAAACCGCAATCTGACTGTCTAGGTCAAGGAATATACTTTCAAGATAAAACACACTGAAGTTTCCCCATGAACTAACTGTGAAGTTTCCTATGCTCTGCATAAAGCCATACAGCACAATGTCATAACTCACTCTGTTGACCAAATATCTATATATATTAAGCGTCTTTTCATAATCAGTCAGACTGTTACTGTTGTTAATCTGTTCAAGTACAATCCTTGCGTTCTGGTATACAGCTTCGGCAACGCTCCCCGCCTCAATATTTGGTCTTGTGCCATACTGCACTGCCATAAATAGTTGCTCGGTGTTATAAACCGGCAACACAGGAGTTACGCTGTCAATTGCAAAGACTCTGCTGGTGGGCAATGCCGTCTCATAGCCCGCATTAAACGTTGTTACTTTAGTAGCCTGAAAGTGTGTGTCTTTCCATGCATCCAACCCGCTATACCAAGCAGGTTTGGGGCTTATCCCCAAATAATAATCTTCAATCCCCGCCGTAGTAATTATCCTGTCTTTGTCAAGATAATATACAAATCCGGTTACTATATATACCCGGCTTATGCCTGTAGTGTTAACTGTAAGTGAATAAGTCAGTCCGTCATACTCGGGATAGCTGCTTCTGAAAATGTTTACTATTGTGTTATTGAGCGTGCCGCCCGACCATGGGTTTGCAAGATAAAATCTCAGTGTTGTCTTTTGATATAAAATAGCATGGTGAATAAGCAGTTCAAGTTCTTGTTCATCTTCTATATAATAGTCTTTAATCTCACCATTCATAACATACTTGGCCCGCACAAAATGCTGAACGTCGGTCATAGAAAACATATAAATCTCAGTCTGGTCAAAAATCTTATCAAGTTCTGTGTGATGTCCGCCTATGTCAAGTGCGTCATTATAAACAATAACCCTCACTTGATAGGTGCCGTCGGCCCACAAATACTGTGTCAAATCCAAACTTGTTTTGGGGCCGTTATAAACTTCTATACCGTCCACAAATACCGCCATGCCCGTGCTCGTCCCCGTTTGAATTTCCATAAAATCAGTGGTGGTGCTGTCAATATTCTGCACACTCATATAAACCGGCGGGTCATAGAAATTTGAACTCAAAACTATTGTTACATTAAGCGTATAAGTTTCTATAAAAATTTCATCAACTCCGTCGCCGTCAAGGTCATAAGAGATAAATACCGTCATCAGCACCAGCGCTATTGTATAGTCTGACCCCGAAAAAGCCGTTTGAAGAGCAACTAGGTTTGTAACAGTTAGAGTGTATGTGTCGTCACTGTCGTCATAGGGTGTGCTGTTGTCGTTGTGAACAATTGACACATTGCTCAAAATCGCAGAGGTATTATTTATTGGGTCAAGCTCAAACGTAACATGCTGAATGTCGTTGTCAGTGGTTCCATCATTGTCAAAGTCTACACTCGGGTCATGGTCACCCGTAGAATCTAGATATATCGCATATCTGTTTTGCTGAGACTGAAGATAGGAATTTATGTCATTTAACACAACCTGCAACAAGTCCGGCCCGTTGCTTTGAACTCCAAGATTATTCTCAAGAATAAACTCAATGGGCGCAAACGTAATAGTCTTGGTTATATCAGCAGCTCCGCCGCCCGTAAAGTATATAGTCATATTAACGTCAACACTGAACGAAACAGTCATTTCATAAGCTTTTAACTGAATTATGTTGTTAACAACTCTATGCTGCACTCTGTCAGCATCAACTCCCGTTATGCTGTTTACAACAACACCAACAACTGTCTGACCGTGCTTGCCATTAAAGCTATCCAGACTATACCATGTGTTGTCGCTTGGCAGTGTAACACTTGCGCTTTGGTTAATCGTCACGTCCCCGCTGCCCCAAACCGAATTCAAAACAACTTTCATTTCTATAGTATAAGTTATCACATACTTTACCTCAGCCGCGTCATAAACCGGAACATGAATAAGCACCGGCAAAATAATGTAGTTTACGTTGGGATTTGCCAACAGAATTGAGGCATAGTTTATAGCAAGCGTATAGTTGTCTCCGCTCAAATTAATTTGAGCGTCGCCCGGACCAAGGTTGGTGCCCGTTCGGTCAACCTCAAACGGGTTAGTTCCGCTAAGGTCAGCATACAAAATTGCCTTTTCAATATAATCAGCAAGCAAATCGTCATGGCCCAAAGTGTCAAATCCGTAGGTCTGGGTTATGATGAGGGGGTTAAGCAATCTTGTTTGGTCTCCAAGCCCCATCTCATCGTCTAAAAACCAAAAGGTATCAAGATTTGGCTCAACGGTTATAACTTTGGTAATTATTACTTCAGCCCCGTCAACAAAGTGAAGAGTTACAACAAGCGTCACTTGATATTCTTCAGTAGCTTCAAAGCCTCTCACCTTCAAAATGTTGCCGGTTGTAGTATAATCCACCCTACCGGCATAAGTGCCCTGTTTTGATACGTTTATATAACTAAGCCTTGCGCTCTGTCCGTGAAGGTCAATATCAAGCGTATTATAAACTCCGTCGCCCGTAATTGCTATGTCAGAGTTACTCAAAAGAGTTATATCTTGTTCACTCCACAGGTTATTTAAAACTATGACGCATGGCAAGCTGACTTCTTTTGCGCTCAGCACGGCCCCGCCGCCAAGGTTAACTTCTGCAATAACAGTCCTGACATAAATCTTTATCTCGTTAGTTCCCGTAAAGTTGTTTATCAAAAGCATAGGGTCACCGCTGTTATATACGATTTTAACAAGCCCCACAAAACCTGCATCAACAAGGCCTTGCAGGTTATTAAACCCTGCACTAATGAGATTTTGTGCACTGACAGATAAGGCAGCAACAACGCCTGCATCAACAAGATTCTGTGCACCAATAACTCCGATATCAAAAAGGGTCTGCACATTTATGAGAGTTTGCAGATTTATGCTGCCGGCAATAAGGAAGCCTTCGTCAATAAGGCGCTGCTGAGTGGTAAGCCCCTTATTAATAAGAGTTTGCGCCGTAACAGTTGTAGAACTGATAACGCCCTTATTAACAAGACTTAGCGCATTAATAATTCCGACATCTATAAGCTCCTGCACATCTATAAGCTGCTGTATATCAATAAGCCCTGCAGCAGTAAGACTTCCTGCGTCAAGCTGATAGGTAATCTCGCTAGGACTAACACCGGTAAGTCCGTTAAACATTTCAAATACTGTATTAAGGTCAATTCCGCCAAGGTCGGGCGCGTCAATCACGGCCTTGCCGGTAAATACTCCGTCCGCTTCATGCTGATAAGCCCCATCTATGTCAAGGCTGAAAGGTGTTGTAAAGAGTATATTGTGATAAGCAATACTGAAGCTGCTGAGCCCTATTTTTAATCCCACAACCACAGTTGTGTTAGATGGGATATCCTGCAGAACTTCTATCATAAGATTTCCATCCAGCGCAAACACTCCGCCACCTGATATGCTTAAGTTGATAAGTCTGCTGAGTGTTACGTTGCTATACCCGCCCTGAACAACATTGTTCATCATAACAGGTGTGCCATTGGCGGCTGTAATATTAAAGTTTATTCGGTTAAACAGGTTCACCACAGCGCTTTCTGACCCGACATATTCTGTTGCTGTATCTGTTTCAGAAGCGGTTATCTCAAAGCCGTAAACCGTGAAAGTATATGAAGCCACAGCCTCAGTGTAAACCTGCCATGAATAAGTAGTTGTTCCGGTATACACAAATCGTCCGTTTCCGCTGGCGGGCCTC encodes:
- a CDS encoding dehydrogenase yields the protein MEIRSRAPLRIGFAGGGTDLESYSNRFGGCVLNSAICMYAYCTIYPSQDNRIKIQSYDNKNSIDTESVTELPIIGDHLILHRGVYNHIVKNFNDGKPLSFFMCTSNDAPVGSGLGTSSTMVIAIIEAFDKWLRLGLSDYQKASMAYDIERKELKLAGGKQDQYAAVFGGFNFMEFRKDGNVIVNSLHLSRQRILELESSMLLFYSGISRKSAEVQLELAKNIVKDQIKNTETEKQTTAMDAMQKIKENAAFMKDCVLIGDFEGIKQSFREAWENKKKTSSFVSNKKLEDIISHAMKSGAEAIKVSGAGGGGFLLMLCNPINRQKLQNSMEEIGKVYPVKLTPNGAESWVIPQAGDKVK